ggttattgatatttctcccggcaaccttgattccagcttgtgcttcatccagcccggcatttcacgtgatgtactatgcatataagttaaataagcagggtgacaatatatagccttgacctactcctttcccaatttcgaatcagtccgttgttccatgtcaggttatAACTGGACGTAATGGATCTCATAAAGGATTGCAATAAATATTgtgggaggaaggtggggagggaaggagaaaagatgTAAGGGAGGAAGGAACGTTGATTGTGctcacaaaaagagaaagaaatgctcaCAAAAAGAAGAGATCTTCAGAGTTCCTTCCATCTCTATGATTCTAGAATATTAGTAACTATGACAAGGAAGCCCGTGGTGAATtacaaagatttcaaaggcaacCAAAAGTCACTGCAAAAAACGGATTCAGGCATCCTTGCCCTCCATCATCAATGAAACAGCCCTGCCTTTAAAGATGATTACCAAGAAGTCCCCATTTTTTCAAATACTCACTAAATCTCCACTATTATGAATCCGGGTAGGGAAAATCcatcaaaacatgaaaatattcacCCACCAACTTCCAGTTAGTCCCCTTGCAAAAAAAACCCTCCCAACTTAATATCCATGACTGTTTCCACCTTTCTAGTTAACACCTTGTCCCTTGGGTGATGTAAAGATTTtgcataataaaattaaaatactgtacAATGAAAATTTGTTAGAAAGTAAAATTCAGATCTTCCAACAAAAGAAGGATTTGGACTTTCCTGTTACATACGTTCCAGTAGAGATGGGTGTATgtggctttcttgtccttcatcgGCCTAACTCTTCAGGGAGAGCTTGATTGCAAAAAACCTTCACAGACCTCCCTGTGTAGTCAAATCTTTTATAAACACTTAGGGCACCATGTACTCTTCAGAACAGCACTCactactgttaacattttatatttattcatggaATTGTTTAACTATCTCCTCTTGATGAGTTTAAGTTCCGTGAGGGGACCTTGGGTTTGCTCAACATTCATTGCATCACCAGTGTTTGGCAGAGAGCAGGCATGACATACATACTTTTACAGCAAATGAATTACATAATAAATTCACAGGAGCAGCACGTTAAACCCAGATGAGATCAGAatgctctttgttcttaaaaaaaaaaaaaaagtactaaaaagccaaaacaaactGCTCTCAATATGACTctatatttctcaaaaaaaaaaaaaaaaaaaaatgtagctagCATTCTTCCCTCAACCACCCTTTTTCATTCTTCTGGCTTAAGCAGattttggttctttaaaaaaaaaacacaaaaaccgctatttgtgcttttaaaagtaatataagaaatacaagaaaacattcaTGTTTACAActtttctgaaaaaaagagtagaagaccgctactgctaagtcgcttcagtcgtgtctgactctgtgcgaccccatagacagtagcccaccaggctcccccatccctgggattctccaggcaagaacgctggagtgggttaccatttccttctccaatgcatgaaagtgaaaagggaaagtgaagtcgctcagtcgtgtccgactcttagcgaccccatggactgcagcccaccaggctcctccatccatggaattttccaggcaagagtactggagtggggtgccattgccttctccgagtagaaGACTGGCCCACCAGATTTTAAAACATAGTTAAAAGCTCACTGTAACAATTTATTATCAAAGCAGATAGAAACAGGTAACAAACAGAAAGTACTTAAAATACATAACCAAGTACATACGTGAATTTAatgaaatcgcaacccactccaagtactcttgcctggaagatcccatggacggaggagcctggtaggttacagtccatggtgttgcaaagagtcggacacgactgagcgacttcagttatTTCAGTTAACGACAGTATTTAAAATCAGTGAGGAAAAGGAGGGTAATCCATTAAATtggactcagagaggttaggtaatttgcccaaagtcaaacACCCATAAGTGGTGGGTCAACGATTCTCTCTGATTTTCTAATTATCTTTTTCACTCAGAACTCGACCTGTTAAACATTTCGCTATCCTTTTTAAAATCTCCGTACTGtcaaggcttttttctttttttctgccaagCCTTTGACAGGGCAATGCAAATAGAAGGCATCAATGAATCAGACCACAAAGGCACGCAgggagaaaaagattaaaaattaaatgtggtTATCTGATGAGAACGCCCACCCAGACCGACAGGCCGAAGGCAGGCCCGTGGGCGAGTCTAGGACCCCCGGAGGACTTGCGTCTCGGAGGTGGCCTCGCTCGTGTAACGTGGCGCCGGCAGGTGCACCAACCTGCTTGGCGCAGGACCCTCAGGACTCTGCTCGCGCGAGACCGAGCCGATGACACCGAGCCTGCGCAGGGTAGACCCCAGAGCCGGTGGGAGGTGGCCTGGGGGCGGGCTCGCGAATTGGCCGGCACAGCCGGCTGCGGGAAGGTGAACGGCCCCCTGCGGGAGTACGCCGGAAGTGACCAGCCACCGCTGGAGCGGAGTCAGGGGTGGTGGCCCCGCGCCCAAGGGAGGAACAGGGGCAGAGCGCTGGTGGCCGTGGAGGGGGCCCCCTAGGGGTGGCCTGGCGGTGAGACCATGCCGCGATCGCAGAACTGGGGGGCCCCAGGAAGAGAGTTGGGGAGCAGATCTTCGGAGTTGGGCGCTGAACTCTCATTTCTCTGTCAGGCGAGTGTATACTCCTCGgttttgtctcatcacaacaaagatttggagtgtccgacattaaagccctcggagTGTCATAGCTCTCTGGTCTTGGACAGACcctgttatagctcttagacaaatcagtgttacagctccatgttacagtgttacagctctattttatttagataataacaAAATCCATCCTCGAGATGTGACGGCATGTCAACTCAAAGACACGAAGACAAGAGCGGTCCAGCGCACCAGAGCTTAGGGTCCTTTTTTTATATGCCcgcaccgcccccctcccccccgcccccgacacacacacacaccagtctgccctgtgtaaattgggttagccaggagtgttgtttgttctacctgaggtcctcactccggtcctcggaccttcctttgttctattttcgcgggcttctctctttcttgtcttttagccaccgccattctggactccttctccctattctaactacctaacatcaCCAAAAAGGGAGAGAGTCTGCAGCTTTCAGGACCTAGGCGCCTTGGCCCTCATTTTGGTCTTGGCACGCCCCGCCCATCCCCAACTCCCCTCCTCCGCTGTGTCCCCTTTTTACTTTCTGTTCCAGTTCCCTCCTGTGAGTTCTGCAAACCACATCTCTCCCAGGCCCAGAATCAACCCCCAGGTGTGAACTGACCTTGCTCCTTGTCCAGTGCTGTGCCAAGCGCATTTGTAGATGTAACTTCAAGTACAAGATCGGGTTTCTACTCTCCAGGAATAACGGACAGCCCCGTTGGGAAGACTAGACTGAACCACAGGAATGAACTGTATGGTTCAGACACGTCCTAATACCTGATCTAAAATGTTCGTACTGTTGGAGCTCAGAAAGGGAGGGACTTGGGCTGGTCTCTTCTTTGTGAAGATCTGTATACTTTTTTTGGTATAGCTTCAAAAGTCATTTTCTTAGGGAAGCCTCCCAGGATTGCCATCTCCCACTTTAAACTGTTCATCTTTTTTAGCTTGTTTAGTTAAACAAGGGTCTGGTTCACAAGCACTTACTACCTGGTGTCGTGTCTTAAGTCTTCCAGGCCCCTAGGCAGGGACTCTTGTCTTAGGtagtagtgaagttgctcagtcgtgtccgactcttagtgatcccgtgtactgtagcctaccaggctcctccatccatggaattttccaggcaagagtactggagtaggttgccattttcttctccaggggatcttcccaacccagggatcaaacccaggtctcccgcattgcaggcagatgctttaccgtctgagctaccagggaagcccctcttgtcTTGTGTAGCATCATCTAATGCATGAATAAGAATTTAAAggattgaaataataataataaggattGAAATAGTAGAAGGTACTAACTAAGATGAGCCTGAAACAGTGGAAGGTATTTGTGAAAGTCAGAGATAGTAAAAGTTTGGCCAGATTACTTTGTAGACACATTTtacaccacccacccaccccccccgcccccagccgccCCAGCCTCACCCTGCAGCTTGTGGGGATCTTGGtttctgatcagggattgaactccagccATAGCAGtggaagtgccaagtcctaaccactggaccatcagggagttCCCTCTAGACAAATTTTCTTGACTCATGCTGTTTGTTTTTACTTGAACTAGTGGCCAATATTTTAAAGTCAGAAAATTTCTTTCACATCTACTCACTCAAAAGTCTGGGGTTTTAGCATCTCTTGGAAAATCAGAAGATGTGGCCAAACAGGACCCATGTGTCTGCATGGTACAATTAGCAGGAATTGAGTAGCAGTTCCCTCCTTTAGACTCAGTGTAAGATTCTCAGATATCCAGTCCCCACTAATCATTGTCTCCCAGACATTGAAGCAAAGTACCAGCTGTCATTTACCACCTAGTTTTTGTTACTCGTTCTGATGAACTGCCTGGCCTTTTGCCGCATTTGATCTTGATGTAGATGAAGGAGAGTAGGAAGGAGCACAAGTAGGAGAGTCATGGGCAAAGGGACAGAATGGGAAGAAGCCTAGTATATGGGAATGTTAGGGAGGATTCGAGAGCATAGTTTCGCTCTTAGAGAATCATAGAGCGGGGCTATTGCTAGGAGTTAAATTGTACCCCCCAAAAGGATATGTTGAGGTCTTAGCCCCTCATGCCTCAGAaggtgaccttatttgaaaacagGGTCATTGCAGATTGTAGCTGGGTAAGACAAGGATGGGCCCCTACTTCAATAtgaccagtgtccttataagaagatggCCAAATGAAGAGACACAATGCCATGTGAAAATGGAGGCATATGCTGGAGTACTGCATCTGCAAAGCAAGGAACAGAAGGATTTCCTGCTGTcgccagaagctaggagagagacCTGGACCAGTTACTCTTAGGAGCCTTCAGGAGGAAGCCACCCAGGCAACACCTTCCTTTCAGACTTctaacttccagaactgtgagagaataaatgccTATTGTTTTAAGTTACCTGGTTCATGAGACTTTGTCATGGCAGCCCTAGGATATAATCCAGCTCTGTGAGTCAATGAtaagcttttatttcctttaatgggTGATAGAAGAAATCATGATAGATTTTTGCTCATTGGTGTAAGCCATGccttagaaaattatttcatttgacaGTGTTCTTAGCACTGATTGGAGCCAGAAAACATGTTTAGAGATTTTACAAGAATCCAAGCATGGAGTGAGAACATTTTGAGTTAGATGGAGTTGGAGCAGTTTTCAGTCTTAGGTAAAATATACAGACAGAAGGGATAGAGAAGGAGAAGTCCACAATGACTACACCAGTGCTTCTCAGATTGTAGCAAAGCTAAGGAATCACCTGCAGCGTAAGCTGGATGAgcacagattgctgggcccctCCCCAACAGACTGATCCTGTGGGTCTTGGCGATGcttcagaatttgcattttactaAGCTCCTGGGTGAGGCTGATGTTGCTGCTGTATGGATCACATTTTTGGTAAACTACTGTGTTTCTGGCTTAGAAAAGTACAAGCCCCACTAGGGGCTTCTTCACCAGAGTATCCCAGGACCTAGAACAGTGACTGGACACTGTAGGCTCACTGTAGGCAcgttaaatatttattcaataaaaagtAGTCATTTGGGCAGAAACAGCTGTAAGAAGGGGGAATACATTTAGAAGCAAAATGATGAgttcatttttatacatttgatTCTTCTTGACTGCCAGTAAGACATTGGACTGGAGATGAATTGTGAATATAGGCTACAGTGTAAGTGAGGAGTTGGAGTTTTAGATTTATGATTCATTTTGGACAAAGGTGATCACTGAAGCCAGAGTTGATATGGTCATTGAGACACAGAATATAAAAGGAGAGGACTAGGAGCTGAGCCTTAGTAACACTAACATTTAATGGCTGGAAAAGCTGAAAGGGTAAAGACAATGAAAAAGTAAAGTGGGTGGAGTATCGTGCATTATGGAAGCTGATAGAGACAAGAATTTCAGGAATTATTTAGtcaaggggaaggaggaagaaagataacctgctgctgctgctgctaagtcgcttcagtcgtgtccgactctgtgcgaccccatagacggcagcccaccaggctccaccgtccctgggattctccaggcaagaacactggagtgggttgccatttccttctccaatgcatgaaagtggaaagtgaaagtgaagtcgctcagttgtgtccaactcttcgcgaccccatggactgcagcctaccaggctcctccgtccatgggattttccaggcaagagtactggagtggggtgccattgccttctccagagagatAACCTACTATTCACTTattcaatgattttttaattgaGCACCCACTATGGTCCAGGTAGTGGTCCAACACTGCACAAAAtaaagccccccacccccatggagCTTACACTCTTGGGAGGCTTACACTGTAGTGATGTGTGGCTTTCTGTACATTGGGGTGGGTTTTCTGGTTTTTACTGTGCCGtgcagcttacaggatcttagttcctcaaccaggccacagctgtgaaagtgccaagtcctaaccactggaccatcaaggaattcCCAGGGtggttctgtttgtttgtttgtttttaatgtgtacAATAACACTTTGGAGTAAGtgatatttctgttttacatttgcAGAAATGATGGTTGGGGAAGATGAAGAAGCTGGGACTCTAACTTGACTCTGCTGGCTTCTAAGCCCTGTTCTTTTCAGAACCCTAAGCTGCCTCTAAGCTGTAATCATTAGGGTCACTTTTCTGCTTTAGATACTACTTATATACTGATGATTCCAAAATCTGTGTGTCCATTTTAGATTTTCCTCCTGGGTTCCTGACCTGCTGATCCATCAGCTTCTCAGAAGTTTCCTCCTGGATGCCTCACAGTTAAGTCAAATATGACATGTCTGAAGTGGAATTCACCAGCTCCTCCCCCTCACCTCCACTTTTTCACTCCCACtacccagtctttttttttatgtaactttaaactttttattttatattggggtatagccgattaacaatgctctGGTAGTTTcatgtgaacagcaaagggagtgagccatatatatatgtctatccattctcccccaaacccctcttcAATCCAgcctggcacataacactgagcagagttccatgtgctatacaataggtctttgttgattatccattttaaatatagcagtattaGTGTACCAGTTCTTAATTTATCATATCTCGACTCCAAATCTACCCTTCTTTGCTTTGCTTATGTTACTAGATCTGAACCATCTCCTTTGCCAGCTGGTACAAGACTTATATTTTGTCAACAGAGGTTGCTGGAGGGAAATGCAAGGCCATAGGAAAAAGAAGGAACTTCTTTTGCTGGTGCTGGTGTGCTGTGTATTTATTGGTGTGGTTGCCAACAGATCAGCTAGGGTGAGTGCCACTCACCCTAGTGATTGCTTCTTGTGAACCCGTTCTGGCCTGGACACAGGGCCCAGCAGGTTCCTACCCCATCAAACAGGCCACTTCCAGCTCCAGACTGCCCACCTCCTCCAGTGAATTCCTCCACCACCCTGAAGGCCACTCCTACGCACCAGCTCCAGCCTGCACCCCAGTAGGTTTCTTCTCCATCAATAGAGTGTGTGTTCCTGTGATAGCCACAATCCCTCTGAAAAATGTCTAAATCTCAGTGCCAGCGGGGAAGAGTCTTATTCTAAGTTCCTTGTTCTTCCCTCTACCTCCCTCTAAGACCTTCTGGTGTAGGAAAGAGGTGAAATTTGTATTTTAGGAATTATAGAATGGTCTGCTTATCATTTCAGATTCTGAGACCAGGAGTAAGATAAAAGATTGGAAGTCAAAGATggaaatttcagaagaaaaagatTCAGCAAGGGCTGTATCAGAAAGACTCCCAAGACAGATATCCCAGGAATGTGGGTTATTTGAAACTGATGATCCTGAGGACAGGTTATTGAGGTATTGGATAAGCTCCTTAGATGATTCAGTGAGACATCCCTCTTCCCAAGAGAGAGGTATCAGGGAAGTGAATGTGATCCCCAAAAAAATGATTGCAGGAGAGAGAGGCCATGGAtgtaaggaaagagaaaaaacccTTTCTGCAGGAGAAAGATCCCACAGATATGAAGTCTGTGGTCAGAGCTTCAAACAGAAGTCAGAAATAACTGAACATCAGAAAATTGATAATGTAAAGAAAACctatgaatgtaaggaatgtggaaaaACTTTCAATCGAAGCTCAAACCTGATTatacatcagagaattcatacaggAGAAAAACCATATGTATGTAGTGAATGTGGAAAACACTTTAATCAAAGTTCAAATCTTATTatacatcagagaattcatacagaAAAGAAACCTCATATATGTCATGAATATGGAAAAGACTTCAATCAGAGCTCCAACCTGGTTTGACATAAGAGAATTCATAATGGTGAGAATCCCTATGAATGTAAAGAGTGTGGGAAGGCCTTCAAGGGGAGCTCGAACCTTGTCCTgcatcagagaattcacactggagagaagccaTATGTATGCAAtgaatgtgggaaggccttcaaTCAAAGCTCAGGTCTTATTATTCATCACAgaactcacactggagagaaaccctataaaTGTTATGAATGTGGACAGACTTTCAGTCAAAGCTCACACCTGGTCacacatcagagaattcatactggagagaaaggCTTCAAGGGCAGCAACTGTGAAAAGACCTTTAGGCAGTGCTCCCACCTCACTGAACACCAGAGACCACAGTGGGGAGAGACCCCATGAATGTTGCAAATGTGGGAAATCCTTCAGTGGACACACGGCATTTCTGAAACATCAGAGGCTACACACTGGCAAGGAACTTGAATGTGAAAAAGCCTGTACTTCTGACTTGGATCTTATCCAACAACAGAGAATGCACGGGAAGAAAAATCTTATGATGTACTAAGTGTGGAAAATATTTCCAGGGAAGTTCAGATCTAATTCGGCATTGGATaactcacactggagagaaaccctatgaatgcagtgaatgtgggaaagcttTTGGCCAGAGGTTGCACCTTATGACACATCAGAAAagtcacactggagagaaaccctgtCAGCGCAATGAATGTGCAAAAGCCTTCCGGCAACGTTCGCTCCTCATCCAGCATCACAGAATCCACAGTGGCGAGAAACCTTGTGAATGCAAGGAATGCACAAAAGCCTTCATCTGGCGCACAGCTTTTCTCAAGCATCAGAgacttcatactggagagaaacttaAGGAAGTTGGGAAAACATTCAGCAAGGAAAAATTGCTTAGAGAAGAGCAAAGAATTCACCAAGAAGAGAAAGCTTATCAGTGCAGTCAGTGTGGTAGAACTTTTCGGGGCAGCTCAGACCTCACCCGACATCAGATAACTCACTCAGGAGAGAAACCCCATGAATATAAGGAATGTGGGAAAACTCAGAGCTCAGACCTTATGCAACATCACAGAATACATAGTGGAGAAAAACCTAACGTGTGCAATAAATGTGGGAAATCTTTTAGGGACAGCTCAGATCTCATTAAACACCACTGTGTTCACACTGgcgagaaaccctatgaatgctCTGAGTGTAAGAAGGCCTTCTGCCAGAACTCACACCTTGTTAGTCACcagagaattcacactggagagaaagcctttgaatgtAG
The DNA window shown above is from Bos javanicus breed banteng chromosome 19, ARS-OSU_banteng_1.0, whole genome shotgun sequence and carries:
- the ZNF594 gene encoding LOW QUALITY PROTEIN: zinc finger protein 594 (The sequence of the model RefSeq protein was modified relative to this genomic sequence to represent the inferred CDS: inserted 4 bases in 2 codons; substituted 2 bases at 2 genomic stop codons), which encodes MLQNLHFTKLLDSETRSKIKDWKSKMEISEEKDSARAVSERLPRQISQECGLFETDDPEDRLLRYWISSLDDSVRHPSSQERGIREVNVIPKKMIAGERGHGCKEREKTLSAGERSHRYEVCGQSFKQKSEITEHQKIDNVKKTYECKECGKTFNRSSNLIIHQRIHTGEKPYVCSECGKHFNQSSNLIIHQRIHTEKKPHICHEYGKDFNQSSNLVXHKRIHNGENPYECKECGKAFKGSSNLVLHQRIHTGEKPYVCNECGKAFNQSSGLIIHHRTHTGEKPYKCYECGQTFSQSSHLVTHQRIHTGEKGFKGSNCEKTFRQCSHLTEHQRXHSGERPHECCKCGKSFSGHTAFLKHQRLHTGKELECEKACTSDLDLIQQQRMHXGRKILXCTKCGKYFQGSSDLIRHWITHTGEKPYECSECGKAFGQRLHLMTHQKSHTGEKPCQRNECAKAFRQRSLLIQHHRIHSGEKPCECKECTKAFIWRTAFLKHQRLHTGEKLKEVGKTFSKEKLLREEQRIHQEEKAYQCSQCGRTFRGSSDLTRHQITHSGEKPHEYKECGKTQSSDLMQHHRIHSGEKPNVCNKCGKSFRDSSDLIKHHCVHTGEKPYECSECKKAFCQNSHLVSHQRIHTGEKAFECSHCGKAFSRHTAFLKHQKLHTGKELGEHKRVLKYDLL